A section of the Falco rusticolus isolate bFalRus1 chromosome Z, bFalRus1.pri, whole genome shotgun sequence genome encodes:
- the LOC119141436 gene encoding putative uncharacterized protein DDB_G0292636, whose protein sequence is MEKTKMEKTKMEKTKMEKTKMEKTKMEKTKMEKTKMEKTKMEKTKMEKTKMERPRWKRPRWKRPRWKRPRWKRPRWKRPRWKDQDGKDQDGKDQDGKDQDGKDQDGKDQDGKDQDGKDQDGKDQDGKDQDGKDQDGKDQDGKDQDGKDIACLYNGRRSLQLIFQYCIH, encoded by the coding sequence ATGGAAAAGACGAAGATGGAAAAGACGAAGATGGAAAAGACGAAGATGGAAAAGACGAAGATGGAAAAGACGAAGATGGAAAAGACGAAGATGGAAAAGACGAAGATGGAAAAGACCAAGATGGAAAAGACCAAGATGGAAAAGACCAAGATGGAAAGACCAAGATGGAAAAGACCAAGATGGAAAAGACCAAGATGGAAAAGACCAAGATGGAAAAGACCAAGATGGAAAAGACCAAGATGGAAAGACCAAGATGGAAAAGACCAAGATGGAAAAGACCAAGATGGAAAAGACCAAGATGGAAAAGACCAAGATGGAAAAGACCAAGATGGAAAAGACCAAGATGGAAAAGACCAAGATGGAAAAGACCAAGATGGAAAAGACCAAGATGGAAAAGACCAAGATGGAAAAGACCAAGATGGAAAAGACCAAGATGGAAAAGACATTGCCTGCCTTTACAATGGCAGGAGGTCCCTTCAGTTAATTTTCCAGTACTGCATCCACTGA